A genomic region of Rhipicephalus sanguineus isolate Rsan-2018 chromosome 1, BIME_Rsan_1.4, whole genome shotgun sequence contains the following coding sequences:
- the LOC119379369 gene encoding 39S ribosomal protein L35, mitochondrial — MYGVYRMYRTVKRSSMACLQGVRTLPSLLSNIAKAGISHTFTSATKGAVGSLQFLRSFVTVRPARSLGTHFSTSLQPQSVKPLIVSRGFILPRTLQLLQPGAAVQAAVQQTRNVTKFNYRNGQRRTSKAVIKRFMRLNCGLWIRPRSGRAKRLWKKPDHILQGLRTHVICNRTQSKMLDKMVGDYWKRPKYYVDDPYEPYHVRNNFLNVKKTWW; from the exons ATGTATGGTGTGTACCGCATGTACCGGACGGTCAAGCGGTCAAGTATGGCTTGCCTCCAAGGCGTGCGGACGCTGCCTTCGCTTTTGA GTAACATTGCAAAGGCAGGCATTAGCCACACCTTTACATCGGCGACGAAAGGGGCCGTCGGCAGCCTGCAGTTTCTCCGATCGTTCGTAACAGTGCGTCCTGCTCGCAGTCTGGGCACCCACTTCTCGACATCGCTGCAGCCACAAAGCGTGAAACCACTGATAGTTTCACGTGGCTTTATTCTACCAAG GACATTACAGCTTCTGCAACCGGGAGCAGCTGTACAAGCAGCTGTTCAGCAGACTCGCAACGTCACCAAGTTCAATTACAGAAATGGCCAACGGAGAACAAGCAAGGCAGTGATCAAGAGGTTCATGCGCCTGAACTGTGGCCTGTGGATACGACCACGATCTGGCAGAGCCAAGAGGCTGTGGAAGAAGCCTGACCACATTTTACAAGGCTTGCGTACACACGTCATCTGTAACAGGACTCAGTCTAAGATGCTGGACAAAATGGTTGGTGACTATTGGAAAAGGCCAAAGTACTATGTTGACGATCCGTATGAGCCATACCACGTACGGAACAATTTCTTGAATGTGAAGAAAACTTGGTGGTAA